A single Bosea sp. PAMC 26642 DNA region contains:
- a CDS encoding ABC transporter ATP-binding protein, with amino-acid sequence MTPILVLDDVSVRLPDGADRPHAMSNVTLSVSAGEILCVVGESGSGKSMTANTIMRLLPGGVAIDGGRILFEGRDLAGVSEIDMRAVRGAGIAMIFQEPMTALNPLRSIGDQIGEMFEIHTDLGKAQIRAKVQVLLEEVRIPDPIAAAKAYPHELSGGQRQRAMIAMALALDPKVLIADEPTTALDVTTQAQILTLIRELQSRKGTAVLFITHDFGVVAEIADRVAVMSQGRVVEQGTVSEVLLNPQHSYTKQLIAAVPPLQAPPPRALSDKPIMMIEHVSKTYRTGGFLGRGQRVTHAVKDVSLVLPRGGTLGIVGESGSGKSTLARCLVRLIDPDSGSIHLNGRDLASLSRAEMRAETKHIQMVFQDPFASLNPRRKAGELVAQGLVVHGTPRAEALAKARELFRLVGLDPAAMDRYPHEFSGGQRQRIGLARALALGPAVLVADEAVSALDVSVQAQVLKLLAELRERLGLSIIFITHDLRVAAQVCDLVAVMKNGEVMEAGPIGEVFGNPRHAYTQALLASIPGRDFGRRTVEERIGASV; translated from the coding sequence CTGCGTCGTCGGCGAGTCGGGCTCGGGCAAGTCGATGACCGCCAACACGATCATGCGGCTGCTGCCGGGCGGCGTCGCGATCGATGGCGGGCGCATCCTGTTCGAGGGGCGCGACCTCGCCGGCGTCAGCGAGATCGACATGCGCGCGGTCCGCGGCGCCGGCATCGCCATGATCTTCCAGGAGCCGATGACGGCGCTGAACCCGCTGCGCAGCATCGGCGACCAGATCGGCGAGATGTTCGAGATCCATACCGATCTCGGCAAGGCGCAGATCAGGGCGAAGGTGCAAGTCCTGCTCGAAGAGGTCCGCATTCCCGACCCCATCGCGGCGGCCAAGGCCTATCCGCACGAATTGTCGGGCGGGCAGCGCCAGCGCGCCATGATCGCGATGGCACTCGCGCTCGATCCCAAGGTCCTGATCGCCGACGAGCCGACGACCGCGCTCGACGTGACGACGCAGGCGCAGATCCTGACGCTGATCCGGGAACTGCAGTCGCGCAAGGGTACGGCGGTTCTGTTCATCACCCATGATTTCGGCGTCGTCGCCGAGATTGCCGATAGGGTCGCGGTGATGAGCCAGGGCCGCGTCGTCGAGCAGGGGACCGTGAGCGAGGTGCTGCTCAACCCGCAGCATTCCTATACCAAGCAGCTCATCGCCGCCGTGCCGCCGTTGCAGGCCCCGCCGCCGCGCGCGCTGTCGGACAAGCCGATCATGATGATCGAGCATGTCTCGAAGACCTATCGCACCGGCGGCTTTCTGGGCCGCGGCCAGCGCGTGACGCATGCGGTCAAGGATGTGTCGCTGGTGCTGCCGCGCGGCGGGACGCTCGGCATCGTCGGCGAATCCGGCTCCGGCAAATCGACGCTGGCGCGCTGCCTGGTGCGCCTGATCGATCCTGACAGCGGCTCGATCCATCTGAACGGCCGCGATCTCGCGAGCCTGTCGCGCGCCGAGATGCGCGCCGAGACGAAGCATATCCAGATGGTCTTCCAGGACCCGTTCGCCTCGCTCAACCCGCGCCGCAAGGCGGGCGAGCTGGTCGCGCAGGGTCTCGTGGTGCACGGCACGCCGCGCGCGGAGGCGCTGGCCAAGGCGCGGGAGCTGTTTCGACTGGTCGGGCTCGATCCCGCCGCGATGGATCGCTATCCGCACGAATTCTCGGGCGGGCAGCGCCAGCGCATCGGCCTGGCGCGCGCGCTGGCGCTCGGACCCGCTGTGCTGGTCGCCGACGAGGCGGTCTCGGCGCTCGACGTCTCGGTACAGGCACAGGTGCTGAAGCTGCTGGCGGAATTGCGCGAGCGGCTCGGCCTCTCGATCATCTTCATCACCCACGATCTGCGGGTCGCAGCGCAGGTCTGCGACCTCGTGGCGGTGATGAAGAACGGCGAGGTAATGGAGGCGGGGCCGATCGGCGAAGTGTTCGGCAATCCCCGGCATGCCTACACGCAGGCCCTGCTCGCCTCGATCCCCGGCCGCGATTTCGGACGGCGGACGGTTGAAGAGCGGATTGGCGCCAGCGTTTAA